The Zygosaccharomyces rouxii strain CBS732 chromosome A complete sequence genome window below encodes:
- the YNG2 gene encoding histone acetyltransferase YNG2 (similar to uniprot|P38806 Saccharomyces cerevisiae YHR090C YNG2 Yeast homolog of mammalian Ing1 NuA4 histone acetyltransferase complex component) encodes MDPSSVLDQTIQDVSNLQAEFTHILGEIRASDTQLLDQRKKYMQKDSQIHKFIRQHGSLQEHPKEQELSEKIREKMSACKNLQEQKCTMANTALYLVAKHLSRLEKNIGLLEEDGLLAPVDEDADSSTEFSRESSSVSGTGERRRKAASSSSHEPSHVKRRRTGRASSPNQTAHTPSVPPPATSLSQPVASREDESHENTEGSPLPVVEKDVNFDLQDYNDDLFSGYNNNEEEDRTLYCFCQSVSYGEMVACDGPNCKYEWFHYSCVNLKEPPKGQWFCPDCRQEMAKDKLKKKKI; translated from the coding sequence ATGGATCCCAGTTCTGTATTAGATCAAACTATACAAGATGTTTCTAATCTTCAAGCAGAATTTACCCACATTTTGGGAGAAATACGAGCTTCAGACACACAATTACTAGATCAGAGGAAGAAATATATGCAGAAGGATTCTCAAATACACAAATTCATTAGGCAGCATGGATCATTACAAGAACatccaaaagaacaagagctTTCTGAGAaaattagagaaaagatGTCAGCTTGCAAAAATCTACAAGAGCAAAAATGCACCATGGCCAACACTGCGTTGTACCTAGTAGCCAAACACCTATCCAGattggaaaagaatataGGTTTACTGGAGGAAGATGGCCTTTTAGCACCtgtggatgaagatgcagatAGTAGCACAGAGTTTTCAAGGGAAAGCTCATCTGTAAGTGGAACAggtgaaagaagaaggaaagcTGCATCTTCTAGTTCGCATGAACCTTCGCAtgtgaaaagaagaagaacggGTAGAGCATCATCACCTAACCAAACCGCTCATACTCCATcagtaccaccaccagctaCATCACTATCACAACCCGTAGCTTCCAGAGAGGACGAATCTCATGAGAACACTGAAGGTAGCCCATTACCAGTAGTTGAAAAAGACGTCAATTTTGACCTACAGGATTACAACGACGATCTATTCTCTGGATACAACAATAACGAGGAAGAGGATAGAACTCTCTACTGTTTCTGCCAAAGCGTTTCTTATGGTGAAATGGTCGCTTGTGATGGTCCTAATTGTAAATACGAATGGTTTCACTATAGCTGCGTGAATCTGAAGGAACCTCCAAAGGGCCAATGGTTCTGTCCAGATTGTAGACAGGAAATGGCGAAGGACAAActgaaaaagaagaagatatgA
- the GAR1 gene encoding H/ACA snoRNP pseudouridylase subunit GAR1 (some similarities with uniprot|P28007 Saccharomyces cerevisiae YHR089C GAR1 Protein component of the H/ACA snoRNP pseudouridylase complex involved in the modification and cleavage of the 18S pre-rRNA), with protein sequence MSFRGNLRGGRGGMRGGRGNGRPNGRFVPQGPPDTVLEMGQFMHPCEGDIVCKSINTKIPYFNAPMYLENKTQVGKVDEILGPLNEVYFTIKCTEGVHATSFKDGDKFYIGSDKLLPIERFLPKPKVAGPPKPRKKKAPMRGGPSFGRGGSSFGRGGSSFGRGGPSGGRGGFGARGSSRGGFRGGGRGASRGGFGRGRGGKRF encoded by the coding sequence ATGAGTTTTAGGGGTAACCTAAGAGGAGGCCGTGGAGGTATGCGTGGAGGCCGTGGTAACGGACGTCCTAACGGTCGTTTTGTTCCACAAGGTCCTCCTGACACTGTGCTAGAAATGGGACAATTTATGCATCCTTGTGAAGGTGATATTGTTTGCAAGTCGATCAATACCAAAATTCCCTACTTTAATGCGCCCATGTATTTGGAGAACAAGACTCAAGTCGGTAAAGtcgatgaaattttggGTCCATTAAACGAAGTGTACTTCACCATTAAATGTACTGAAGGTGTGCACGCAACCAGTTTCaaagatggtgataaattttaCATTGGTTCTGATAAACTTTTACCCATCGAAAGATTTTTACCAAAGCCTAAGGTTGCAGGACCACCAAAgccaaggaagaagaaagctCCAATGAGAGGTGGTCCTTCATTCGGCCGTGGTGGCTCTTCATTCGGCCGTGGTGGCTCTTCATTCGGCCGTGGTGGTCCCTCAGGCGGTCGCGGTGGATTCGGAGCTAGAGGCTCTTCTCGTGGTGGTTTTAGAGGTGGTGGTCGCGGTGCTAGCCGTGGCGGTTTTGGCAGAGGTCGTGGTGGTAAAAGATTTTAG
- a CDS encoding homoserine O-acetyltransferase family protein (weakly similar to uniprot|P08465 Saccharomyces cerevisiae YNL277W) yields MRSLMGLIKPNLVLLRAKRFNSSGSTNPAMMFPCLDKMERVSEELRTTTVGTQGQNEPVYGKVKSGFEIFKSNRPFYTDYGGVLPNFQIAYETWGTLNEDKSNAILIHTGLSASSHAHSTNLNQQPGWWEKFIGPGNVCLDTNKWFLICTNVLGGCYGSTGPSSPDPADGLPYATRFPMLSVHDMVRAQKRLINEHFGIEKLYASLGSSMGGMQSLSYAQQFPSEVNKVISVSACARSHPSSIAMRHAQRQVLMGDPNWNRGFYYPTAAEPNKIPPHVGMKLAREIATVTYRSGPEWESRFGTERLDDERSPVLCPDFLIETYLDHQGEKFSLEYDANSFLYISKTMDLFDLSLSHKERSIRRRARAKELYESGTLNEAQDPLLDRTSDKKRHRTSTVEQSYQDLKQGCKPLLDNDVLVVGVKSDGLMPCWQQREIYSLLDGDTNPNVAHVELQESESYFGHDTFLLDLEHIGRSIGQFLCK; encoded by the coding sequence ATGCGTTCGCTAATGGGTTTAATCAAACCAAACCTAGTGCTCCTAAGGGCCAAGAGATTTAATAGTAGCGGGAGTACTAATCCTGCTATGATGTTCCCATGTTTGGATAAAATGGAGCGAGTTTCTGAGGAGTTGAGGACTACAACCGTTGGTACACAGGGACAAAATGAACCGGTTTACGGTAAAGTTAAATctggatttgaaatcttcaaatctaATAGACCCTTTTACACTGATTATGGTGGTGTTTTGCctaattttcaaattgcaTATGAAACTTGGGGGACATTGAATGAAGATAAATCTAATGCAATCTTAATACATACAGGACTTAGTGCATCTTCTCATGCACACTCTacaaatttaaatcaaCAGCCAGGGTGGTGGGAAAAATTTATTGGACCTGGTAATGTTTGTCTGGATACAAACAAATGGTTTTTGATCTGTACTAACGTTCTTGGTGGATGTTATGGATCAACTGGGCCTTCTTCACCTGATCCTGCTGATGGATTACCATACGCTACCCGTTTCCCCATGCTAAGTGTTCATGATATGGTACGTGCCCAAAAGAGACTGATTAATGAACATTTTGGCATTGAAAAACTGTATGCCTCGTTAGGTAGCTCTATGGGGGGTATGCAATCATTGTCATATGCACAACAATTCCCAAGTGAAGTCAATAAAGTGATAAGCGTGAGTGCTTGTGCGAGATCTCATCCCTCTAGTATAGCAATGAGACATGCTCAAAGGCAAGTTTTAATGGGAGATCCTAATTGGAATAGGGGATTTTACTATCCAACCGCTGCCGAACCGAATAAGATTCCACCTCATGTAGGGATGAAATTGGCTCGTGAGATTGCCACTGTCACTTATAGATCGGGACCTGAATGGGAATCCAGATTTGGTACCGAACGActagatgatgaaagatcACCAGTTCTGTGTCCTGATTTCTTAATCGAAACTTATCTGGACCACCAAGGTGAGAAATTCTCATTGGAATATGATgccaattcatttttataCATTTCCAAGACGATGGATCTTTTTGATTTGTCATTATCTCATAAAGAGAGAAGTATTCGTAGGAGGGCCAGAGCTAAGGAATTGTACGAGAGTGGTACATTGAATGAAGCACAAGATCCATTACTTGATAGAACTTCAGATAAGAAGAGACATAGAACTAGTACTGTCGAACAATCCtatcaagatttgaaacaaGGTTGTAAGCCACTGCTCGACAACGATGTACTTGTAGTTGGTGTTAAATCTGATGGGTTAATGCCATGTTGGCAACAAAGGGAAATTTATTCGTTGTTGGATGGCGATACTAACCCTAACGTAGCACATgttgaattacaagaatcCGAATCGTACTTTGGTCATGATACTTTTCTACTTGATTTAGAACATATTGGTCGTAGTATTGGCCAATTTTTATGTAAATAA
- the MRX8 gene encoding translation initiation/elongation factor MRX8 (similar to uniprot|Q05473 Saccharomyces cerevisiae YDR336W Hypothetical ORF): protein MMSLWTKRWFSTTSSLTNRAADIGKIVLNTKVQQPFKSDGGRKQRQVAKTKKPARDSNPPAWYTLNQKYSSLFSEPSATEINSVNHFFNSSDVRYEWSAAHFIDVPGERLKEKVSNESNGKKFQGKTYVPFELVNGLPEVAFLGKSNAGKSTLLNSLTTDLKQTSLGEYARASKRAGFTKTLNSFNIGNKFRIVDTPGYGYNSSAEQGNLTMEYVSQRQQLARCFLLISGEQGFNDMDLQIVEFLSSIGKPFEIVFTKMDKVKDLKGFQNMNLHELPGLPGIIFTNSLISKTCPKRYGVDLLRRLIFQSCGLQIGTKPSRQRK, encoded by the coding sequence ATGATGAGCCTATGGACCAAAAGATGGTTTTCAACTACAAGCAGTTTAACTAACAGAGCTGCTGACATAGGAAAGATTGTTTTAAATACAAAAGTGCAACAACCGTTCAAGAGTGATGGGGGAAGAAAGCAACGTCAGGTCGCTAAGACAAAGAAACCTGCCAGAGATTCAAATCCACCGGCTTGGTATACCCTAAATCAAAAATACAGTAGTTTATTTTCAGAGCCTAGTGCTACAGAAATTAATTCAGTAAAccatttcttcaattcttcagatGTAAGATATGAGTGGAGTGCCGCCCATTTCATCGATGTTCCTGGTGAGAGGCTTAAGGAAAAGGTTTCTAACGAATCTAATGGcaaaaaattccaaggTAAGACTTATGTACCATTTGAGCTTGTCAATGGGTTACCAGAAGTTGCGTTCCTGGGGAAATCCAATGCAGGTAAATCCACACTATTGAATAGTTTAACAACCGATTTAAAGCAAACTTCATTAGGTGAGTATGCAAGGGCTTCCAAAAGAGCAGGATTTACTAAAACTTTGAATTCATTTAACATTGGTAATAAATTTAGAATCGTTGATACCCCTGGCTATGGGTATAACAGTAGTGCGGAACAAGGCAACTTAACCATGGAATACGTTAGTCAAAGACAGCAACTGGCAAGATGCTTTTTACTCATTTCTGGTGAGCAAGGGTTCAATGACATGGATTTACAAATAGTTGAATTCTTAAGCTCAATAGGCAAACCATTTGAGATTGTGTTTACCAAGATGGACAaagttaaagatttgaaggGATTTCAAAACATGAATCTCCATGAATTACCAGGACTACCAGGtatcatttttaccaattcaTTAATATCGAAAACTTGCCCCAAGAGATACGGCGTGGATCTACTACGACGCTTGATATTTCAAAGCTGTGGACTGCAGATTGGCACTAAACCTTCTCGtcaaagaaaataa
- a CDS encoding uncharacterized protein (similar to uniprot|Q05497 Saccharomyces cerevisiae YDR338C Hypothetical ORF), with translation MVTALISKALSEVHPTLRTNGMGIGNTHRRISLGFLPVNKKNPLVRKYRRRNGRADQRSYQSLGEDFGSSAREPDFFLNEAIEEEDYLNDTDGGELSRTISLPSRVSETPDVSQLDNDWILQEHERRYSSAYNSDHEEQEELDIMGRYPGRELDYDEFMQRLQVQKQMYENERANFGMKPRRPSFISVTSRGTVPIVYEEYDENAPTERFTNVTFQSESKVIASYSFPLIFTFLLEQMFPMVCSLTVGHLGSNELAAVSLASMTSNITLAIFEGIATSLDTLCPQAYGSGRFYSVGIHLQRCIAFSHVVFIPFAIFWFYSEPILSLVVPEKELVALTAKFLKVLILGAPPYIFFENLKRFLQAQGIFDAGIYILSICAPLNVLVSYTLVWNRYIGVGFIGAAIAVVINFWMMFIMLLLYTMFIQGKKCWGGFTRKAFTHWGDLARLAISGIIMLEAEELSYELLTLFSAYFGTKYLAAQSAVSTTAALLYMVPFAVGISTSTRIANFIGAKNQVAADIASRVGLTFSFAAGLSNCCFLVFGRHIVARIFSRDETVLNLMSSLLPLVGIVQNFDSLNAVAGACLRGQGMQALGSIVNLVVYYIIAIPLGMFLSYFLDWKLYGLWVGIGIGMLLIGLIESYYVLFPDWDSIMTYAEMLKETEEDDESDDDSDYRDSDEEPDETSPLLRL, from the coding sequence ATGGTTACTGCATTAATTTCCAAGGCCCTATCAGAAGTTCATCCAACCCTCCGAACCAATGGTATGGGTATTGGTAATACTCACAGGAGAATTTCACTTGGGTTCTTACCGGTTAACAAGAAGAATCCATTGGTTCGCAAATATAGAAGGAGAAATGGTAGAGCAGATCAGAGAAGTTATCAGTCCCTGGGAGAAGACTTTGGTAGTAGTGCTCGAGAACctgatttctttttaaacGAGGCGATCGAAGAGGAAGACTATTTGAACGATACTGATGGCGGTGAACTAAGTAGAACAATTTCACTACCGTCAAGAGTTTCAGAGACTCCTGATGTTTCACAATTAGATAATGATTGgattttacaagaacaCGAAAGAAGATACTCCTCAGCATACAACTCTGATcatgaagaacaagaagaattggacaTTATGGGGAGATATCCAGGCAGAGAATTGGACTACGATGAATTTATGCAAAGGTTGCAAGTTCAGAAACAAATGTACGAAAATGAACGTGCAAACTTTGGTATGAAGCCTAGGAGGCCGTCATTCATATCTGTCACCAGTAGAGGCACAGTACCGATAGTCTACGAGGAATACGATGAAAATGCTCCAACTGAACGTTTTACAAATGTTACTTTCCAATCTGAATCCAAGGTTATTGCATCCTATTCCTTCCCACTAATTTTTACTTTCTTATTAGAACAAATGTTCCCAATGGTTTGTTCATTGACAGTAGGTCATTTGGGTAGTAACGAGCTAGCGGCTGTTTCTTTGGCATCTATGACATCCAATATTACTTTAGCTATTTTTGAAGGTATAGCTACCAGTTTAGATACTCTTTGCCCACAGGCTTATGGATCGGGAAGATTTTACAGCGTGGGTATTCATTTACAAAGGTGTATTGCATTTTCGCATGTGGTATTCATTCCGTTTGCCATTTTTTGGTTTTACTCTGAGCCTATCCTCTCCTTAGTGGTTCCTGAGAAAGAATTAGTTGCCCTAACggctaaatttttaaaagttCTCATCTTAGGAGCACCGCCAtacattttctttgaaaacttGAAGAGGTTTCTACAGGCTCAAGGTATATTTGATGCTGGAATTTACATTCTCAGTATATGTGCACCTTTGAACGTCTTGGTGAGTTATACTTTGGTGTGGAATCGTTACATTGGCGTCGGGTTCATCGGTGCCGCCATAGCTGtggtgataaatttttggatgatGTTTATTATGCTACTTCTGTACACAATGTTTATCCAGGGTAAAAAATGTTGGGGAGGATTCACTAGAAAGGCATTTACACATTGGGGGGATTTGGCTCGTTTAGCCATTTCCGGTATTATCATGTTAGAGGCAGAAGAATTGTCTTATGAACTTTTAACACTTTTCAGTGCATATTTTGGAACCAAGTACTTAGCTGCCCAATCTGCTGTCTCTACTACAGCGGCATTGTTATACATGGTACCATTTGCAGTGGGTATCTCTACATCTACTAGAATTGCTAATTTCATTGGTGCCAAAAATCAGGTTGCAGCTGATATTGCATCTCGAGTGGGGCTAACATTTTCATTTGCCGCGGGACTCTCCAACTGTTGTTTCTTGGTATTCGGACGTCATATCGTTGCTAGAATTTTCTCCAGAGATGAAACTGTTTTAAATTTGATGAGTTCGTTGCTACCACTAGTGGGGattgttcaaaatttcGATTCATTGAATGCAGTGGCCGGTGCATGCCTAAGAGGTCAAGGTATGCAAGCTCTCGGTAGTATTGTAAACCTTGTGGTTTACTACATAATTGCAATCCCATTAGGAATGTTTCTAAGTTACTTCTTAGACTGGAAACTCTATGGTCTCTGGGTGGGTATCGGTATTGGAATGCTACTCATCGGGCTAATAGAATCATATTATGTACTGTTCCCGGACTGGGACAGTATTATGACGTACGCCGAGATGCTTAAAGAGACAGAAGAGGATGACgaatctgatgatgatagtgATTACAGGGATTCTGACGAAGAACCAGATGAGACTTCACCATTATTAAGACTTTAG
- a CDS encoding arginine--tRNA ligase (highly similar to uniprot|Q05506 Saccharomyces cerevisiae YDR341C Cytoplasmic arginyl-tRNA synthetase) has protein sequence MWKRITSSLFQRFTLPLYHRKFPIKKLSIKRELSTLQPIKMSNTFAQHLQKLSINDPPVFEGSHPEANVVDLMRNYVAEELSKVSGVDAKQIYPALEWTNTLERGDLLIPVPRLVRQKGINPREIAQEWAEKFPQGELISNVEANGPFVQFFFNPQFLFHTVVPDILTRTEDYGACKYVENKKVLIEFSSPNIAKPFHAGHLRSTIIGGFLSNLYEKCGWEVIRMNYLGDWGKQFGILAVGYERYGDEKKLAEDPIDHLFQVYVRVNKDIEQESDSLPESESTDGQSRAYFKRMEDGDPAAIKLWQKFRELSIEKYIGTYARLNIHYDVYSGESQVSKESMEKALKLYDEKGLVHIDRGAKLIDMTRFNKKLGKVIVQKSDGTTLYLTRDIGAAIDRYNKYHFDKMIYVIASQQDLHTAQFFELLKQMGFEWAKNLHHVNFGMVQGMSTRKGTVVFLNNILEETKDNMHEVMKKNEVKYAQVENPDEVADLVGISAVMIQDMQGKRINNYEFKWERMLSFEGDTGPYLQYAHSRLRSMERNVPDITVADMKNADFKLLQEPAAIALVRLLSQYPDVLRNALKTHEPTTVVTYLFKLTHQVSSCYDVLWVAGQTKELATVRLALYAATRQVLFNGMKLLGLTPVERM, from the coding sequence ATGTGGAAAAGGATAACAAGTTCCCTTTTTCAACGATTTACTCTTCCATTATATCATCGAAAGTTTCCAATTAAAAAGTTATCCATTAAAAGGGAACTCTCAACGTTACAACCAATAAAAATGAGTAACACTTTTGCGCaacatttacaaaaattgtCCATCAACGATCCACCTGTCTTTGAAGGTTCTCACCCAGAGGCCAATGTCGTTGATTTGATGAGAAACTACGTCGCTGAAGAACTTTCTAAAGTTTCTGGTGTTGATGCCAAGCAAATTTATCCAGCATTAGAGTGGACAAATACTTTGGAAAGAGGTGATCTTCTAATTCCAGTGCCAAGACTAGTCAGACAAAAAGGTATCAACCCAAGAGAAATCGCACAAGAATGGgctgaaaaattcccaCAAGGTGAATTAATCAGCAACGTCGAAGCAAATGGACCATTTGTGCAGTTTTTCTTCAACCCACAATTTTTATTCCATACCGTTGTCCCTGACATTTTAACCAGAACCGAAGACTATGGTGCTTGTAAATATGtggaaaacaaaaaagTGCTTATTGAATTTTCATCTCCCAATATTGCGAAGCCATTTCATGCTGGCCATTTGAGATCTACCATtattggtggatttttGTCCAATTTGTACGAAAAGTGTGGTTGGGAAGTCATTAGAATGAACTATCTTGGTGACTGGGGTAAGCAATTTGGTATCCTTGCCGTTGGTTATGAAAGATACGGTgatgagaaaaaattagCCGAAGACCCAATTGACCACTTGTTCCAAGTTTACGTCCGTGTCAATAAGGatattgaacaagaaagTGATTCATTACCAGAATCCGAATCCACTGATGGTCAATCCCGTGCATATTTCAAGAGAATGGAAGATGGTGACCCAGCTGCTATAAAACTATGGCAGAAATTCCGTGAATTatccattgaaaaatatatcGGCACTTATGCTCGTCTAAACATCCATTATGATGTCTACTCTGGTGAATCTcaagtttcaaaagaatctaTGGAGAAAGCATTAAAACTTTATGACGAAAAGGGATTGGTTCACATTGATAGAGGTGCTAAGTTGATAGATATGACTAGAttcaacaagaaattggGTAAAGTTATTGTCCAAAAATCTGATGGTACTACTCTATATTTGACTAGAGATATCGGTGCTGCTATTGATCGTTACAACAAGTACCACTTCGATAAAATGATCTATGTTATCGCATCTCAACAAGATCTCCACACCGCTCAATTCTTCGAGCTTCTCAAACAGATGGGATTTGAATGGGCCAAGAATTTGCATCATGTCAATTTTGGTATGGTTCAAGGTATGTCTACCAGAAAGGGTACCGTTGTTTTCTTGAACAACATCTTGGAAGAAACCAAGGATAACATGCATGAAgttatgaagaagaacgaAGTTAAATATGCTCAAGTGGAAAATCCAGACGAAGTGGCAGATTTGGTCGGTATCTCTGCAGTCATGATTCAAGACATGCAAGGTAAACGTATTAACAACTACGAATTCAAATGGGAAAGAATGCTTTCATTTGAAGGTGACACTGGTCCATATTTGCAATACGCTCACTCTAGATTAAGATCAATGGAGAGAAATGTTCCAGATATCACTGTCGCTGACATGAAAAATGCTGATTTCAAACTTCTGCAAGAACCTGCTGCCATTGCATTGGTTAGATTGTTGTCTCAATACCCTGACGTTTTGAGAAATGCTCTTAAGACTCATGAGCCAACTACTGTGGTTACCTATTTGTTCAAGTTGACTCACCaagtttcttcttgttaTGATGTCTTGTGGGTTGCTGGTCAAACTAAGGAGTTGGCTACAGTTCGTCTAGCACTTTATGCTGCTACTAGACAGGTCTTGTTCAACGGTATGAAATTGTTGGGTTTGACTCCAGTCGAAAGAATGTAA
- the FCF1 gene encoding rRNA-processing protein FCF1 (highly similar to uniprot|Q05498 Saccharomyces cerevisiae YDR339C Protein required for cell viability), translating into MGKAKKTRKFGLVKRTLNAKKDPRLKQNQDKKPQKADPELTRNIPQVSSALFFQYNQAIRPPYQVLIDTNFINFSIQKKIDIVKGMMDCLLAKCNPLITDCVMAELEKLGPKYRIALKLARDPRIKRLSCTHKGTYADDCLVNRVMQHKCYIVATNDAPLKQRVRKIPGIPLMSVGGHSYVIEKLPDAF; encoded by the coding sequence ATGGGTAAAGCTAAGAAGACTAGAAAGTTTGGACTCGTTAAACGTACTCTCAATGCCAAGAAGGATCCAAGACTGAAGCAGAACCAGGATAAGAAACCACAAAAAGCAGATCCTGAATTGACAAGAAACATTCCACAAGTTTCCAGTGCACTGTTTTTTCAATACAATCAAGCAATTAGACCACCTTATCAAGTTCTGATAGATAcaaattttatcaatttttccattcagaaaaaaatagaCATCGTGAAGGGTATGATGGACTGTCTTTTGGCTAAATGTAATCCTTTGATTACAGATTGTGTTATGGCAGAATTAGAAAAGTTGGGACCCAAATACCGTATTGCGCTCAAGCTGGCGAGAGATCCAAGAATCAAAAGATTGAGCTGTACGCATAAAGGTACTTATGCGGATGACTGTCTCGTTAACAGAGTCATGCAGCACAAATGTTACATCGTTGCTACCAATGATGCTCCTCTAAAGCAAAGAGTAAGAAAGATTCCCGGGATCCCACTAATGAGCGTTGGTGGTCATTCTTATGTGATTGAAAAGCTTCCTGATGCATTCTAA
- the MRPS28 gene encoding mitochondrial 37S ribosomal protein uS15m (similar to uniprot|P21771 Saccharomyces cerevisiae YDR337W MRPS28 Mitochondrial ribosomal protein of the small subunit), whose product MFAACGFVVHDLRQSFRPIMSISRSFSCSRPTQGVKAVKFLKSQRKKQANLARQSELSSSVDAVDPVLGRRDTPFINRVVAELREPGVLSHGYQQNEVEKLMSALESTKRRTLELSSLNSELVEPESLESLEARREAISRILSMRNADSKNSLKMALKLAREEFQRFPGDTGSSEVQASCMTIRIHNLVKHIKDHQKDYANIRILRMLVQQRQSILRYLKRDNPERYFWTLEKLGLTDSVVMQEFNMDRRYMQDFKMFGDKILIKDSKKVADQKRRELRKQRRVAGPSI is encoded by the coding sequence ATGTTTGCAGCATGCGGTTTTGTGGTACACGACTTGAGGCAGAGTTTTAGGCCCATTATGTCGATTTCAAGGTCGTTTAGTTGTAGTCGACCAACTCAAGGTGTTAAAGCcgttaaatttttaaaatctcAGAGGAAAAAGCAGGCTAATCTGGCACGTCAATCAGAATTATCAAGTTCTGTAGATGCCGTTGATCCTGTGTTGGGTCGTCGTGATACCCCCTTTATCAACAGAGTAGTAGCAGAACTGAGAGAACCTGGTGTACTCTCTCATGGGTACCAACAAaatgaagtggaaaaattgatgagtGCATTGGAATCTACCAAGAGAAGAACTTTGGAATTATCGAGTCTAAATTCAGAACTAGTGGAACCTGAAAGTTTGGAATCTCTAGAGGCAAGAAGAGAAGCTATATCAAGAATTCTAAGTATGAGAAACGCCGATAGTAAAAACTCACTGAAAATGgcattgaaattggcaAGAGAAGAGTTCCAAAGGTTCCCTGGTGATACCGGATCTAGTGAAGTACAAGCTTCTTGCATGACGATCCGTATACACAATCTAGTCAAACACATCAAAGACCATCAAAAGGATTATGCCAATATTAGAATCTTAAGAATGCTTGTACAACAGAGACAAAGTATTTTGAGGTACTTGAAGAGAGATAATCCAGAGAGATACTTTTGGACGCTGGAAAAATTAGGATTGACAGATTCAGTTGTCATGCAAGAATTCAATATGGATAGACGTTACATGcaagatttcaaaatgtttgGTGATAAGATTTTAATTAAGGACTCAAAGAAGGTTGCGGATCAAAAACGTAGAGAGTTGAGGAAGCAGAGAAGAGTAGCTGGCCCTTCGATATAA